One Panicum virgatum strain AP13 chromosome 9K, P.virgatum_v5, whole genome shotgun sequence genomic region harbors:
- the LOC120649547 gene encoding patatin-like protein 3, which produces MEAARADPAAGLDVDKLTYEIFSILESKFLFGYDDPKLFSAGASPQPGAASRKATPLRAPAAAGKGKVCILSIDGGGRAADGLLAGAALVRLEASLRRRTGDDGARLADFFDVAAGSGAGGVLAAMLVARGPAGRPLFSAEDALAFLLRSLRRGWSDGGGGGLRALFRRPGAAFRKLFGDLTLRDTVRPVLVPCYDLATGGPFLFSRADAVETRAYDFRLRDVCAATCAGSGGSAAAVEARSCDGSTRIAAVGGGVALGNPTAAAITHVLNNKREFPLAAGVEDLLVVSIGSGEGEPRGAASTSEIVRIAAEGVADMVDQAVAMAFGHNRTSNYIRIQATGTPRAGRRGAAKGGGCVAEEMLAQKNVESVLFRGKVVAEQTNAEKLERFAHELVKERDRRRSSPVSPTVVKQHPSTPPPASYSNLVSQTLTSIM; this is translated from the exons atggaggcggcgagggcggaCCCGGCGGCGGGGCTGGACGTGGACAAGCTCACCTACGAGATCTTCTCCATCCTCGAGAGCAAGTTCCTCTTCGGCTACGACGACCCCAAGCTCTTCTccgcgggggcctcgccgcaGCCGGGGGCCGCTTCGAGGAAGGCCACGCCGTtgagagcgccggcggcggccggcaaagGCAAGGTGTGCATCCTgtcgatcgacggcggcgggaggGCCGCCGACGggctgctcgccggcgccgcgctggTCAGGCTGGAGGCCTCCCTGCGGCGGCGCACTGGGGACGACGGGGCAAGGCTCGCCGACTTCTTCGACgtcgcggcgggctccggcgCCGGGGGCGTGCTCGCGGCCATGCTGGTCGCGCGGGGCCCCGCCGGGCGCCCGCTCTTCTCGGCGGAGGACGCGCTCGCGTTCCTGCTGCGCAGCCTCCGCCGGGGCTggtccgacggcggcggcggcggcctgcgcgcgcTGTTCCGCCGCCCGGGCGCCGCGTTCCGCAAGCTGTTCGGGGACCTCACCCTGCGCGACACGGTGCGGCCCGTGCTGGTGCCGTGCTACGACCTCGCCACGGGGGGCCCGTTCCTCTTCTCGCGCGCCGACGCCGTCGAGACCCGCGCCTACGACTTCCGCCTCCGCGACGTCTGCGCCGCGACCTGCGCCGGGtccggcggctccgcggccgcgGTGGAGGCGCGGTCCTGCGACGGGTCCACCCGCATcgcggccgtcggcggcggcgtcgcgctcgGCAACCCCACGGCGGCCGCCATCACGCACGTGCTCAACAACAAGCGCGAgttcccgctcgccgccggcgtcgaggaCCTGCTCGTCGTCTCCAtcggcagcggcgagggcgagccGCGGGGCGCCGCCTCCACGTCCGAGATCGTCAGGATCGCCGCCGAGGGCGTCGCCGACATG GTGGATCAGGCCGTGGCCATGGCGTTCGGACATAATAGGACAAGCAACTACATCCGCATCCAG GCGACGGGGACGCCGCGggcgggccggcgcggcgcggccaagGGCGGCGGGTGCGTGGCGGAGGAgatgctggcgcagaagaacgTGGAGTCGGTGCTATTCCGCGGGAAGGTGGTGGCGGAGCAGACCAACGCCGAGAAGCTGGAGCGGTTCGCGCACGAGCTCGTCAAGGAGCGCGACCGCCGCAGGAGCAGCCCGGTCTCGCCCACCGTCGTCAAGCAGCatccctcgacgccgccgccggcgtcctacTCGAACCTGGTCAGCCAGACGCTCACCAGCATCATGTAG
- the LOC120649548 gene encoding renalase-like isoform X1 produces the protein MTSATAAANVAVIGAGISGAVCASLLAGRGLAVTLFDSGRGAGGRMAQRREVMEDGTELRFDHGAPYFTVTNDEVARVVSGWEARGIVAEWKAMFACFDRATGKFTDFEKEGSTKKYVGVPGMNSICKSLCSEDGLVAKFGVTVGKMDWLQDRSSWSLASLDGKDLGNFDYVVATDKNVASPRFSGLTGRPPPLDLSLFPQLSVMVQDIPVRPCFALMVAFSEPLAMVPVHGFSFNNSDSLSWAFCDSSKPGRACVPPNRQSWVLHSTAKYASKVINNIGPRKPSADALAKVAEELFREFQATGLSIPQPIFMKAHRWGSAFPAISIGGDDKCVWYKSTKLAICGDFCACPNIEGAVLSAMRGASKIMGCLNCPSGL, from the exons AtgacctccgccaccgccgcggcgaaTGTCGCCGTCATCGGTGCCGGAA TTTCGGGCGCCGTGTGCGCGTCGCTCCTCGCCGGGCGAGGCTTGGCCGTGACGCTCTTCGACTCCGGCCGAGGCGCCGGCGGGCGCATGGCGCAGCGGAG GGAGGTTATGGAGGATGGCACGGAGCTTCGCTTCGACCACGGTGCGCCCTACTTCACCGTGACCAACGATGAGGTTGCCAGGGTCGTAAGTGGGTGGGAGGCGCGAGGGATCGTTGCTGAATGGAAGGCCATGTTCGCATGCTTTGATCGGGCTACCGGCAAATTCACTGACTTCGAAAAG GAGGGATCAACTAAGAAGTATGTGGGAGTGCCAGGCATGAACTCGATATGCAAATCACTCTGTTCAGAGGATG GTCTGGTGGCCAAATTTGGTGTCACTGTTGGCAAGATGGACTGGCTTCAAGATAGGAGTTCATGGTCACTagctagcttggatggaaaagatcttGGCAATTTTGATTATGTTGTAGCCACAGATAAGAATGTGGCATCACCAAGATTTTCAGGGTTGACTGGAAGGCCACCGCCTCTTG ACTTGTCGCTGTTTCCACAGTTGTCTGTAATGGTTCAAGATATCCCAGTTCGTCCCTGTTTTGCTCTTATGGTAGCATTCTCAGAGCCTTTGGCTATG GTACCCGTTCATGGTTTCTCTTTCAACAATTCTGATTCTCTGAGTTGGGCCTTTTGTGATAGTAGTAAGCCAGGGCGTGCTTGTGTACCTCCTAACAG ACAATCTTGGGTATTGCACTCGACTGCTAAATATGCTTCCAAGGTAATAAATAATATTGGCCCACGGAAACCTTCAGCAGATGCACTTGCTAAGGTGGCAGAGGAATTGTTCAGGGAATTCCAGGCTACAGGATTGAGCATTCCACAACCAATATTCATGAAAGCTCACAGATG GGGTAGTGCTTTCCCAGCCATTTCTATAGGTGGAGATGATAAATGTGTTTGGTACAAAAGCACGAAATTGGCAATTTGTGGAGATTTCTGTGCATGTCCAAATATTGAAGGAGCGGTCCTTAGTGCCATGAGAGGAGCTTCAAAAATCATGGGATGTTTAAACTGTCCATCAgggttgtga
- the LOC120649548 gene encoding renalase-like isoform X2 has product MTSATAAANVAVIGAGISGAVCASLLAGRGLAVTLFDSGRGAGGRMAQRREVMEDGTELRFDHGAPYFTVTNDEVARVVSGWEARGIVAEWKAMFACFDRATGKFTDFEKEGSTKKYVGVPGMNSICKSLCSEDGLVAKFGVTVGKMDWLQDRSSWSLASLDGKDLDLSLFPQLSVMVQDIPVRPCFALMVAFSEPLAMVPVHGFSFNNSDSLSWAFCDSSKPGRACVPPNRQSWVLHSTAKYASKVINNIGPRKPSADALAKVAEELFREFQATGLSIPQPIFMKAHRWGSAFPAISIGGDDKCVWYKSTKLAICGDFCACPNIEGAVLSAMRGASKIMGCLNCPSGL; this is encoded by the exons AtgacctccgccaccgccgcggcgaaTGTCGCCGTCATCGGTGCCGGAA TTTCGGGCGCCGTGTGCGCGTCGCTCCTCGCCGGGCGAGGCTTGGCCGTGACGCTCTTCGACTCCGGCCGAGGCGCCGGCGGGCGCATGGCGCAGCGGAG GGAGGTTATGGAGGATGGCACGGAGCTTCGCTTCGACCACGGTGCGCCCTACTTCACCGTGACCAACGATGAGGTTGCCAGGGTCGTAAGTGGGTGGGAGGCGCGAGGGATCGTTGCTGAATGGAAGGCCATGTTCGCATGCTTTGATCGGGCTACCGGCAAATTCACTGACTTCGAAAAG GAGGGATCAACTAAGAAGTATGTGGGAGTGCCAGGCATGAACTCGATATGCAAATCACTCTGTTCAGAGGATG GTCTGGTGGCCAAATTTGGTGTCACTGTTGGCAAGATGGACTGGCTTCAAGATAGGAGTTCATGGTCACTagctagcttggatggaaaagatcttG ACTTGTCGCTGTTTCCACAGTTGTCTGTAATGGTTCAAGATATCCCAGTTCGTCCCTGTTTTGCTCTTATGGTAGCATTCTCAGAGCCTTTGGCTATG GTACCCGTTCATGGTTTCTCTTTCAACAATTCTGATTCTCTGAGTTGGGCCTTTTGTGATAGTAGTAAGCCAGGGCGTGCTTGTGTACCTCCTAACAG ACAATCTTGGGTATTGCACTCGACTGCTAAATATGCTTCCAAGGTAATAAATAATATTGGCCCACGGAAACCTTCAGCAGATGCACTTGCTAAGGTGGCAGAGGAATTGTTCAGGGAATTCCAGGCTACAGGATTGAGCATTCCACAACCAATATTCATGAAAGCTCACAGATG GGGTAGTGCTTTCCCAGCCATTTCTATAGGTGGAGATGATAAATGTGTTTGGTACAAAAGCACGAAATTGGCAATTTGTGGAGATTTCTGTGCATGTCCAAATATTGAAGGAGCGGTCCTTAGTGCCATGAGAGGAGCTTCAAAAATCATGGGATGTTTAAACTGTCCATCAgggttgtga